The Anopheles maculipalpis chromosome 3RL, idAnoMacuDA_375_x, whole genome shotgun sequence genomic sequence ataataGTATTAAGAGAgggatagagagaaaaaaaagagagaagggGAATGGGGGAATATCGCTTTATGTGTCCCGGTGACAGAAAGGTATTAGTTTAGTAGGATTCTTATCATCCTTCCGTTTTGGCACTCAACTCAACCTCAGGAGGGTTAGTTTACTATGATACGGAGGATGAACCCAATTTAAATTACTAATATAATTAACGTTAAAAGAACAATCTCAAACACTGGTCAATTGTAGGTTGGCCGTGGTATATCATTTTATTCATTCAGGGACCATCGATCGATACAGATATTTTTTGGGTAAAACAAGTTTATCGcagttgcttcttcttctgcgtATCTTTTGATACGCAACAACGATCGTTTACGTTTTTGTAAGGCCAACCACAATcataagttttaaatttgaacatcttttttttaacgaaacaCTGACCTTTGAAAAAACGAGGACAAATTGCTTCATAAAAAGACggaagtagtaaaaaaaatccacctcTTTCTCCtgtatgcgtgcgtgtgtttgagtgtgtgtggaacTGAGGTTTATGTAGTTTAATCAGAATTATTCACAactttttgcgatttttgttgttgagtgTCCGTATGCGTGTTTACATGTGTGTAAAAATTACAACACGCTCTTTGAAATTGAATATgtataaatacacacacacacacacacagacatataCATATTAATTTCCTCTCCTAGCGTAATATGTACTTTATTTATCGCAAAATGGAATTCTATCGACGAATAAAAATCACATCACCACGAGAGTGAACAAAGTAGGCGAGTGTTTTGCTGATAGACTGTCATCCgaagttgtgtgtgttttgtgatcgtaaaaataaatgtcCACATGTTTAAAGCAATCTAATCAATTTACGGTTCACATTTGAGCTGTAATTATAATAGAACGAAACAATGGAACAGTAAGAACTGGTTGGTTTCTCCTTCCAAATATTCAGCTTTATTATCATTATCCATAATTTGTTGGTACATAATGGGAATAGAAGGGATGTTGAGGGTACGGCAGATTTAATCATCATTCAGCAGAACGAGAAATAGAAATATTCAATCATACATATACAGTACTCTCTCTAACGGCTATTAAGCTGTTTTAATTCTCCTAACAATGCGATGCATGGGTTacttgtaaaataaaaatagtgaTGAAAAAATTATACTTTAATATAATCATCAAATCTCTCGTCTGGTGAGAATCAAAACTAATAACCTAATAGGGAATATCGAGGCGAATAAGAAGGTATGTTTGTTGCCAGGGAGAAGCTCTCTTCAATATATACTCAGATGTTAACGTACACATTTACTAATCTATTGCCATGCTTTACACGCAGTCGTTTGCGCTGCTCCGTGTCTGCGACACTACTAATTCGCTATGGGAGGGAGGGATGCCCATCATCCGTTGCTTCCGGTCTGTGTCATCACTTTTGTTGCTATGTAGTGACAATCGTCTATTTTCAGGGTATGAGTTGCTTGGAGTAAATAATCAGCGGGAGACGACGACTACATCCTAAAGTGAACACACCTGCATACATTAGATCAAGTAGCTACGGATAACAACAATGAAGAAAAAGCGTGTCCTGCCAATAATACACATAGGAAAAGGCGATTATGCTCCATTGAACAAAGGATTCTAGCAGACAATGGCGATTGGGAGGAGAAAGTGCTTTTCTTAGTTTCTCAGCAtacgttttagtttttttaggCGGCCTTGGTTCGGCATTTTTTTGGGGgtaattgagttttttttattaatatttgatttcactttaattacaaaagaaaacgagcAGAACAAAATACCTGTTTGTTATAATCCTAgcgcttgtttgttgttgtttaattctggtttttgcttttttataacTTGTATTCgtttcacaataaaaaaaatacaatagaGATAAGAAGGCgagcgaaaaataaagaatgcGCAGCAAGATAGAATTATGTGGGAGCCGCAAATcctaaaaagcaaaaacgagaaaaatctAGCATGAAAGTGTTGATTATGTGAGACAGTGTATGTATTTTATAAAAACGAAGGATTaggtaaagaagaaaaaaacgaagggaCAGAGAGAAatgaagagagtgagagagagcaCGTTGTAAGtattaatgaagaaaatagGTTTGAAGAACAGATCATACAAAAaggttgatgaaaaatgtagaTTTAGCTAGAACTTTATATAGCTAGaacattttagaattttacaACCCGGAAAGGAAGATGcaataacaaagaaaaacaaatttagatACCCgattcgtgtgtgtgtatgtgtgtatatctATATAGGTTGAAGATGTATAGGACACACGCAACCTCTTCTAGTCGATACTAACTAAAACCACCAATCTACCCATCTActacaaaagaaacaaaataaaaaagcttctCTTCGCCACTTTCCTGACACTCTTCTTCCTTCGTCGCCCTTTCTTACCACACCACGGGGTACCGTACGAACCGGCACGCGCGATCGATAACGATAATTAGTGCACCCGTCCGATACGCTCACACGCATCACCCTCCAGAACCAGAGCAGGAGAACAGGAAAGTAGGAgccggatgatgatgttaGGTTGGAtagtggaggaaaaaaagtcgCTCAATTTTGCTAATGCTAATCGACCCCGATCGTCACTGGTCGGGGGatggtaaggtttttttttttcattttcctcgcTCTTTCCTCTGCTTTTACGTACAATGTGTTGACCTATTGCACCCTGTGTTTGGGAGAGAGTTTTCCAGCCGTTAAAGCAATTGTTtacatgtttaaaacaattcgGAATTCGAAATCACACAACCATCTAAGCAATCGACGATTACAAAGAGCTGTGTGCGATCTCGCGCATCGTTGCCTGGCAAAACACCTTGGGCTACACTGTGTGTTGTTCGTAACCAAAGCGACGACCACGTCTACGTAAGGATGTTGTTCGGTGAAGGGAACTCGAACTTCAAAAGTACTTCATGGTCGAATTaatccttttttatattttatctcTCAATGTGGTATGCTATGGATAAGATGATGGGGAGGCTTCTAATTATTTCCCTATACTGCAGCAAAAAATGTCGCACGCCCTGTTCGCATTGCATCTAGTTCTGCAAAATGGACGATGCGTTCTTGGTGGTCCGTCGGAAAGGAGattatgttgatgatgatggctatTAAGACTACTAACAGCTATAAAACAACAGTGTttcatgttgttttgtttgttattacaGTCCCGTTTAGCATAGCGTGTATCTCCTTGCAGCGTGTACGGATGAGGATACCTAATTGTGTATCTCGGATGTTGCTATACGTATGTCCCCCCTATTGTAGCTTCCTATGTTCCAGATGTGGCGATTTGTGGGTGTAAAATTCGGGGGGGAAAATGCATGAAAGGTTAGGCTTATGTTTTGCGTATCTTTTCTCTTCTAACCACCCCGTCTTTACCCCTTGTTTCTCCCTATCTCTCTTCCATACCATCTTTCCTACGTTCATGTTTTGCAACTATCCCTCAATTATTAATGTGTTTTATCttcccgtttttcttttgtttgtctgctaCATATTAAATTCTCCCGTTTAGCATTTGAGAATCTACTCTAaaatattcccttttttttcaaactgtttCGGGctattcttctccttcttctacctttttttttgtttgttttgttattttaaccCTTAGCAGTTTGCTTATTCATCATCAATATACCGAATTTTTGCTCCGCTAATGTGTGGTTAAAGTACGTGTGCATgtacacaatcacacacaccgTCGACACATGTCTCTTTCAAACTCGTTACTCGTTTTTAAGCGCGCGTACTTACTCTTCATTTTCGCTCGACACCTCCCCGGCGCTCGGTCATAACCGTCTCAGCTTCGGCCACATGCCACCCCTCGTCCGCCAGTAGTTGTTGCACGTAAGCAGCGACGCACCGCACCCTCCCACCAGCAGCATCCGTTTGTAACGCgatcctccaccaccaccaccaacaagaaCGGGGGAAAGGCCGGACATGCTGCTACTTCGCGTCTGCTGCGTCCAACGGTGGAAACGCTCACGCTGCGCTCGCGGTGACGACGGTGGGACGGCGGTGACGCACGGGCGGTGGTACCGCGCAAAGACGGACATGACGGAGGAGGGCAGGGCGCATATTTAGTTGGTGCCACCCTTGGTGGTGGAGGTTGGCGGTGGCGGCATCTGCCCATTCACGATGATGGCAAAGTACGGATGATCCATGGCCTCCCGCGCTGTCAAGCGCTCGAAGTGATCGTAGCGCAGCAGCTTGTCCAAAAAGTCGAGCCCTTCTGGCGACACCAGATGCTGATTCTCCGAATGGACGAAACGTTCCCATCGCTTGCGCGAATGGCGCGACAGGATGTCGTTAAAGCGTGGATCCAGCTCGATGTTGTATTTGTCCAGATAGGCAAACAGGTCCTCGGTACCGAGCACCTTCGCGATGCGCACCAGCTGATCGTAGTTGTCGTGACCGTGGAAGAACGGCTCCTTGCGGAAGATCATCGACGCGAGCATGCAGCCGAGCGACCACATATCGAGTGAGTAATCGTACATCTGGTAGTCGACCAGCAGCTCCGGACCCTTGAAGTAGCGGCTCGCCACCCGGACGTTGTACTCCTGCCCCGGATGGTAAAATTCGGCCAGGCCCCAATCGATCAGGCGCAGCTTGCGATTCTCATGGTCAATCATAACGTTGTGTGGCTTCACGTCACGGTGCATGATGCCCAGACTGTGGCAGTAGTCGAGCGCCTTCAGCAGCTCGTACAGATAGTACCGGATGTCGTAATCGCTGAGCGTTTGGTAGAGCTGCTTGAAGTCGGTATTGTTCACATGCTCGAAGATGAGTGCCGGTGTGCGGGAAACCGGATCCTTTACCACCGCCAGCAGCGTGATGATGTTGGTGCCGCCCCGCAAATTCTCCAGGATCTTGATTTCACGTttgatctttttcttcttcactggtttcagaattttcaccaCGCACTTCTCGTTGCTCGTCATTTTGATCGCCTCGAACACCTCGCTATACTTGCCCCGGCCCAATTTCCGCACTAGCTGGTAGTCATCCTGGTTCACCCAATCGACGATGTAGTTCTCGTAGTCCCAATATTCACGTGGTTTATGCGAATTTACATCCGCGTACACCCGGGCACTGCTCGGCAGCGTCATTCTGCTGGTTGCCGTCGCTGGAAACTTTGGGCTGGTGTCGCGTTTTTCACCTTCTGCTCGCCGTTTTTGTATCGGTTTTGcgacttttttcttgttcgcgGCCGTCCCCTTTTGCtgccttgctgctgctgttggtctttactttttttctcctacggCAACTTTTCTTCCCTCTCCAAAAAGGACTGCCAAAAGACAAACGTCGCAAACGTTATATGACAAGCGAGCTTGACAGCGTGTGGGGAAGGGTTTACAGTGCATGGTTGCGTGCTTGAAGCCGAGTGCAACGCGTCAGGCAAAATGTTTACAATTGCAAAGTGGAACAAAAGAATGCATAAATTGCA encodes the following:
- the LOC126562548 gene encoding casein kinase II subunit alpha, whose product is MTLPSSARVYADVNSHKPREYWDYENYIVDWVNQDDYQLVRKLGRGKYSEVFEAIKMTSNEKCVVKILKPVKKKKIKREIKILENLRGGTNIITLLAVVKDPVSRTPALIFEHVNNTDFKQLYQTLSDYDIRYYLYELLKALDYCHSLGIMHRDVKPHNVMIDHENRKLRLIDWGLAEFYHPGQEYNVRVASRYFKGPELLVDYQMYDYSLDMWSLGCMLASMIFRKEPFFHGHDNYDQLVRIAKVLGTEDLFAYLDKYNIELDPRFNDILSRHSRKRWERFVHSENQHLVSPEGLDFLDKLLRYDHFERLTAREAMDHPYFAIIVNGQMPPPPTSTTKGGTN